A window of Streptomyces sp. DG1A-41 contains these coding sequences:
- a CDS encoding aldo/keto reductase produces the protein MTDGRITTAKLGDHGPEVGVQGLGCMGMSFAYGPSDADASRATLERALELGVTFYDTADAYGAGENERFLSPFLKAHRDEVVIATKFALSIPPDDPTRRVIRNDPPYIRQAVEASLKRLDVDVIDLYYMHRRDVNVPIEESVGTMAHLVREGKIKHLGLSEVTADELRAAHAVHPIAAVQSEWSLFSRDIEPKVVPAARDLGVALVPYSPLGRGFLTGSFAKAEDLSSDDFRRQQPRFTGDNAARNAALLEPIRSVAKAHDASLGQIALAWAHQQATLHKLPVIPIPGTRKPTRVEENTAATRIVLTEEELSLLDPIAAQVAGNRYADMAFTSAGRE, from the coding sequence ATGACGGACGGCAGGATCACGACGGCGAAGCTCGGCGACCACGGCCCCGAGGTGGGTGTCCAGGGTCTCGGCTGCATGGGCATGAGCTTCGCCTACGGCCCCTCGGACGCGGACGCGTCCCGGGCCACCCTCGAACGGGCGCTCGAACTGGGCGTCACCTTCTACGACACGGCCGACGCGTACGGCGCCGGCGAGAACGAGCGGTTCCTTTCGCCGTTCCTCAAGGCACACCGCGACGAGGTCGTCATCGCGACCAAGTTCGCCCTGTCGATCCCCCCGGACGACCCGACGCGACGCGTCATCCGCAACGACCCGCCCTACATCCGACAGGCCGTCGAGGCGAGCCTGAAGCGCCTCGACGTCGACGTCATCGACCTCTACTACATGCACCGGCGCGATGTGAACGTGCCGATCGAGGAGAGCGTCGGCACCATGGCCCACCTGGTCCGTGAGGGCAAGATCAAGCACCTGGGCCTGAGCGAGGTCACGGCGGACGAACTCCGCGCCGCCCACGCGGTACACCCGATCGCGGCCGTGCAGTCGGAGTGGTCGCTGTTCAGCCGTGACATCGAGCCGAAGGTCGTCCCCGCGGCCCGCGACCTGGGCGTGGCCCTGGTCCCCTACTCCCCGCTCGGCCGCGGCTTCCTCACGGGCTCCTTCGCCAAGGCCGAGGACCTGTCCTCCGACGACTTCCGCCGCCAGCAGCCCCGTTTCACGGGGGACAACGCGGCGAGGAACGCGGCCCTGCTGGAGCCGATCCGCTCGGTGGCCAAGGCCCACGACGCCTCCCTCGGCCAGATCGCCCTGGCCTGGGCCCACCAGCAGGCGACGCTCCACAAGCTCCCGGTCATCCCGATCCCGGGCACCCGCAAGCCGACGAGGGTGGAGGAGAACACGGCGGCGACCAGGATCGTCCTGACGGAAGAAGAACTGTCCCTGCTGGACCCGATCGCAGCCCAGGTGGCAGGCAACAGGTACGCGGACATGGCGTTCACTTCAGCAGGCAGGGAGTAG
- a CDS encoding ACP S-malonyltransferase has protein sequence MLVLVAPGQGAQTPGFLSSWLDFPGVRGALEAWSDAAGLDLIRYGTEADAEEIRDTAVAQPLLVAAGLASAYMLFDDPAELPRKVGAIAGHSVGEITAASLAGVLPHEEALRLVRTRGLAMAEAAAVTETGMAALLGGDPEVTVPHLEKLGLTPANINGAGQIVAAGTKEQLAALEADKPEGVRKVVALKVAGAFHTHHMAPAVDTLAKAAEALTPGDPEVTYVSNKDGRAVSAGTEVLDRLVGQVANPVRWDLCMETFKELGVTALIEVCPGGTLTGLAKRALPGVKTLALKSPADLDAARELIAETPTPAADAAGA, from the coding sequence GTGCTCGTACTCGTCGCTCCCGGCCAGGGCGCCCAGACGCCCGGCTTCCTGTCCTCATGGCTCGACTTCCCCGGTGTCCGCGGTGCCCTCGAGGCCTGGTCCGACGCCGCGGGACTCGACTTGATCCGTTACGGCACCGAGGCCGACGCGGAGGAGATCCGCGACACCGCGGTGGCCCAGCCGCTGCTCGTCGCGGCCGGACTGGCGTCCGCGTACATGCTGTTCGACGACCCGGCCGAGCTGCCGCGGAAGGTCGGCGCCATCGCCGGTCACAGCGTCGGCGAGATCACCGCGGCCTCGCTCGCCGGAGTACTCCCCCACGAGGAGGCGCTCCGCCTCGTCCGTACGCGTGGACTCGCCATGGCCGAGGCCGCCGCCGTCACCGAGACCGGCATGGCCGCCCTCCTCGGCGGCGACCCCGAAGTGACGGTTCCGCACCTGGAGAAGCTCGGCCTGACCCCGGCGAACATCAACGGCGCGGGCCAGATCGTCGCGGCCGGCACCAAGGAGCAGCTCGCCGCGCTGGAGGCGGACAAGCCCGAGGGCGTGCGCAAGGTCGTCGCGCTGAAGGTGGCCGGCGCCTTCCACACCCACCACATGGCCCCCGCGGTCGACACGCTGGCGAAGGCCGCCGAGGCCCTGACGCCCGGCGACCCGGAGGTCACCTACGTCTCGAACAAGGACGGGCGGGCGGTCTCCGCCGGCACCGAGGTGCTGGACCGTCTGGTCGGCCAGGTCGCCAACCCGGTCCGCTGGGACCTGTGCATGGAGACCTTCAAGGAGCTCGGTGTCACCGCCCTGATCGAGGTGTGCCCCGGTGGGACCCTCACCGGGCTGGCCAAGCGTGCCCTGCCCGGTGTGAAGACGCTGGCCCTGAAGTCCCCCGCCGACCTCGACGCGGCTCGCGAGCTCATCGCCGAGACGCCAACACCCGCCGCTGACGCGGCGGGTGCCTGA
- a CDS encoding GNAT family N-acetyltransferase, with protein sequence MSVVRRALPEDAEEVLRLRQIMIDSLFGDPAAAWHGESLPTLKTKLGEPDGDFTAFVVDHPERPGTLASLVAGTIDYRIGKSGDPQGMVGFVFSVATDPSARRRGYARACMTTLLEWFRERGARRVQLTASPEAQPLYVSLGFRPKPDPLLELTL encoded by the coding sequence ATGAGTGTCGTACGCCGCGCCCTGCCCGAGGACGCCGAGGAAGTCCTCCGCCTGCGCCAGATCATGATCGACTCGTTGTTCGGCGACCCCGCGGCCGCCTGGCACGGGGAGTCCCTCCCCACACTGAAAACCAAACTGGGCGAGCCGGACGGGGACTTCACGGCGTTCGTGGTGGACCACCCGGAGCGGCCGGGGACGCTGGCGTCGCTGGTGGCCGGGACGATCGACTACCGCATCGGGAAGTCGGGCGACCCGCAGGGCATGGTGGGCTTCGTCTTCAGCGTCGCCACCGACCCGTCCGCCCGACGCCGTGGCTACGCGCGCGCGTGCATGACCACGCTGCTGGAGTGGTTCCGCGAGCGCGGCGCCAGGCGCGTGCAGCTCACGGCCTCGCCGGAGGCCCAGCCGCTGTACGTCTCCCTCGGTTTCCGGCCCAAGCCCGACCCCTTGCTGGAGCTGACGCTGTGA
- the fabF gene encoding beta-ketoacyl-ACP synthase II, with the protein MSSTNRTVVVTGIGATTPLGGDVASTWEGLIAGRSGVKPLEQEWAADQAVKIAAPVAVEPTEVIPRPQARRLDRSAQFALVAAKEAWADAGFEAKAGEDPAVDPDRLGAVIASGIGGVTTLLDQYDVLKEKGVRRVSPHTVPMLMPNGPSANVGLAVGARAGVHTPVSACASGAEAIGYAIEMIRTGRADVVVAGGTEAAIHPLPIAAFGNMMAMSKNNDDPQGASRPYDVARDGFVLGEGAGVVVLESAEHAAKRGARVYAEAVGQGISADSHDIVQPEPEGRGISHALQNLLERTDLDPAEIVHVNAHATSTPAGDIAELKALRKVFGDDTDHIAVSATKSMTGHLLGGAGGVETVATVLALYHRVAPPTINVENLDPEAEANADVVRGEARKLPVEGRIAALNDSFGFGGHNVVLAFRTV; encoded by the coding sequence GTGAGCTCGACCAATCGCACCGTGGTCGTCACCGGTATCGGCGCAACCACACCGCTGGGTGGCGACGTAGCCTCTACCTGGGAGGGCTTGATCGCCGGACGTTCCGGCGTGAAGCCCCTGGAGCAGGAGTGGGCGGCCGACCAGGCCGTCAAGATCGCGGCCCCGGTCGCCGTGGAGCCGACCGAGGTCATCCCCCGGCCGCAGGCCCGCCGACTGGACCGCTCGGCGCAGTTCGCGCTGGTCGCGGCCAAGGAGGCCTGGGCGGACGCCGGTTTCGAGGCGAAGGCCGGCGAGGACCCGGCCGTCGACCCGGACCGGCTCGGCGCGGTCATCGCCTCCGGCATCGGCGGCGTGACGACGCTGCTGGACCAGTACGACGTGCTCAAGGAGAAGGGCGTCCGCCGCGTCTCCCCGCACACCGTGCCCATGCTGATGCCCAACGGCCCGTCGGCCAACGTGGGGTTGGCCGTGGGTGCCCGGGCGGGCGTGCACACGCCGGTCTCCGCCTGCGCCTCGGGCGCCGAGGCCATCGGCTACGCCATCGAGATGATCCGCACCGGCCGCGCCGACGTCGTCGTCGCGGGTGGTACGGAGGCGGCGATCCACCCGCTGCCCATCGCCGCGTTCGGCAACATGATGGCGATGTCCAAGAACAACGACGACCCGCAGGGCGCGTCGCGTCCCTACGACGTGGCCCGCGACGGCTTCGTCCTCGGCGAGGGCGCCGGTGTCGTCGTCCTGGAGTCCGCCGAGCACGCCGCCAAGCGCGGCGCCCGGGTGTACGCCGAGGCCGTCGGGCAGGGCATCTCCGCCGACAGCCACGACATCGTGCAGCCGGAGCCGGAGGGGCGGGGCATCTCGCACGCCCTGCAGAACCTGCTGGAGCGGACCGACCTGGACCCGGCGGAGATCGTGCACGTCAACGCGCACGCGACATCGACGCCGGCCGGTGACATCGCCGAGTTGAAGGCACTGCGGAAGGTGTTCGGTGACGACACCGACCACATCGCGGTGTCCGCGACGAAGTCGATGACCGGGCATCTGCTGGGTGGTGCGGGTGGCGTCGAGACGGTGGCGACCGTGCTCGCGCTTTACCACCGGGTGGCTCCGCCGACCATCAACGTGGAGAACCTCGACCCCGAGGCCGAGGCGAACGCGGATGTGGTGCGTGGGGAGGCTCGGAAGCTGCCGGTCGAGGGCCGTATCGCCGCGCTGAACGACTCGTTCGGGTTCGGTGGGCACAACGTGGTGCTGGCGTTCCGGACGGTTTGA
- a CDS encoding ketoacyl-ACP synthase III, with amino-acid sequence MAKIKPSKGAPYARILGVGGYRPTRVVPNEVILETIESSDEWIRSRSGIETRHWASDEETVAAMSLEASGKAIADAGISAEQIDGVIVSTVSHFKQTPAVATEIADKLGTDKAAAFDISAGCAGFGYGLTLAKGMIVEGSAEYVLVIGVERLSDLTDLEDRATAFLFGDGAGAVVVGPSQEPEIGPTVWGSEGDKSDTIKQTVPWTDYRDGTVEKFPAITQEGQAVFRWAVFEMAKVAQQALDAAGITVDDLDVFIPHQANVRIIDSMVKTLKLPEHVTVARDIRTTGNTSAASIPLAMERLLATGEAKSGDTALVIGFGAGLVYAATVVTLP; translated from the coding sequence ATGGCGAAGATCAAGCCCAGCAAGGGCGCCCCGTACGCGCGCATCCTCGGTGTCGGCGGCTACCGCCCGACCCGGGTCGTGCCGAACGAGGTGATCCTGGAGACGATCGAGTCGTCCGACGAGTGGATCCGCTCGCGCTCCGGCATCGAGACGCGGCACTGGGCCTCCGACGAGGAGACCGTCGCCGCGATGTCGCTGGAGGCCTCCGGGAAGGCCATCGCGGACGCGGGCATCTCCGCCGAGCAGATCGACGGCGTGATCGTCTCGACCGTCTCGCACTTCAAGCAGACTCCGGCCGTCGCCACCGAGATCGCGGACAAGCTGGGCACCGACAAGGCCGCCGCCTTCGACATCTCGGCGGGCTGCGCGGGCTTCGGCTACGGCCTCACGCTCGCCAAGGGCATGATCGTCGAAGGTTCGGCCGAGTACGTCCTGGTGATCGGCGTCGAGCGGCTGAGCGACCTGACCGACCTGGAGGACCGGGCCACGGCCTTCCTGTTCGGCGACGGTGCCGGCGCGGTGGTGGTCGGCCCGTCCCAGGAGCCCGAGATCGGCCCGACCGTGTGGGGCTCCGAGGGCGACAAGTCGGACACCATCAAGCAGACCGTGCCGTGGACGGACTACCGCGACGGGACGGTCGAGAAGTTCCCCGCGATCACCCAGGAAGGCCAGGCGGTGTTCCGCTGGGCCGTGTTCGAGATGGCGAAGGTCGCCCAGCAGGCGCTGGACGCGGCCGGGATCACCGTGGACGACCTGGATGTCTTCATCCCGCACCAGGCCAACGTGCGGATCATCGACTCGATGGTGAAGACGCTGAAGCTGCCAGAGCATGTCACGGTCGCCCGTGACATCCGCACCACCGGCAACACCTCGGCCGCCTCGATCCCGCTCGCGATGGAGCGGCTCCTGGCGACCGGCGAGGCGAAGAGCGGCGACACCGCGCTCGTCATCGGCTTCGGGGCGGGTCTCGTCTACGCCGCGACTGTCGTTACCCTCCCCTAG
- a CDS encoding SGNH/GDSL hydrolase family protein — protein MRKRRHRSRVVLAVAVAAALGVAGCDAVGGDSPAPSREAKPSPRPTPLWDRSPSSVAAVGDSITRGFDACDVLSDCPEASWATGASPEVDSLAVRLLGRAGAAERSWNYAVTGARMADLPGQIAQAVRRKPQLVTVMVGANDACRATPSAMTPVTEFRADFEDSLRSLRKALPKAQVFVASVPNLKRLWSEGRTSPMGKQIWQLGICPSMLGDADALDSAANLRRNTVQKRVEDYNKVLKEVCAKDERCRYDGGAVYDYRFGTAQLSRWDYFHPSVNGQARLAEIAYRTVTAERP, from the coding sequence ATGCGGAAGCGAAGGCACCGCTCACGGGTCGTGCTTGCCGTGGCCGTGGCGGCCGCCCTGGGTGTCGCCGGGTGTGATGCCGTCGGGGGCGACTCCCCCGCCCCGTCCCGTGAGGCCAAGCCGTCCCCCAGGCCCACGCCCCTGTGGGACCGCAGTCCGAGTTCCGTCGCGGCCGTGGGCGATTCCATCACGCGCGGTTTCGACGCCTGTGACGTGCTGTCGGACTGTCCGGAGGCGTCCTGGGCGACCGGGGCGAGCCCCGAGGTCGACTCCCTCGCCGTACGGCTGCTGGGGCGGGCCGGGGCCGCGGAGCGGAGCTGGAACTACGCCGTGACCGGGGCGCGGATGGCGGATCTGCCCGGGCAGATCGCCCAGGCGGTACGGCGCAAGCCCCAGCTGGTGACGGTGATGGTGGGGGCGAACGACGCCTGCCGGGCCACGCCCTCGGCGATGACGCCGGTCACCGAGTTCCGCGCCGACTTCGAGGACTCCCTGCGCAGCCTGCGCAAGGCTCTGCCCAAGGCCCAGGTGTTCGTGGCGAGCGTGCCGAACCTGAAGCGGCTGTGGTCCGAGGGCCGCACCAGCCCGATGGGCAAGCAGATCTGGCAGCTGGGCATCTGCCCGTCGATGCTGGGGGACGCGGACGCCCTGGACTCGGCGGCGAACCTGCGGCGGAACACGGTGCAGAAGCGGGTGGAGGACTACAACAAGGTCCTTAAGGAGGTCTGCGCCAAGGACGAGCGGTGCCGCTACGACGGGGGCGCGGTGTACGACTACCGCTTCGGCACCGCCCAGTTGAGCCGCTGGGACTACTTCCACCCGAGCGTGAACGGACAGGCCCGGTTGGCGGAGATCGCGTACCGGACCGTCACGGCGGAGCGACCCTGA
- a CDS encoding acyl carrier protein, translating into MAATQEEIVAGLAEIVNEIAGIPVEDVQLDKSFTDDLDVDSLSMVEVVVAAEERFDVKIPDEDVKNLKTVGDATNYILKHQG; encoded by the coding sequence ATGGCCGCCACTCAGGAAGAGATCGTCGCCGGTCTCGCCGAGATCGTGAACGAGATCGCCGGCATCCCGGTTGAGGACGTCCAGCTGGACAAGTCCTTCACCGACGACCTGGACGTCGACTCGCTGTCCATGGTCGAGGTCGTCGTCGCCGCCGAAGAGCGCTTCGACGTCAAGATCCCGGACGAGGACGTCAAGAACCTCAAGACCGTCGGCGACGCGACGAACTACATCCTCAAGCACCAGGGCTGA
- a CDS encoding pirin family protein, with protein MDIRRADQRYQGGDPAAGIESRHAFSFGPHYDPDNLRFGAVIACNEERLASGAGFDEHPHSHTEIVTWVVEGELTHRDSTGHESVVRHGDVQRLSSAGGVRHVERNDGPGPLTFVQMWLAPLRPGGDPYYEVVHGIADSTPYAVPEAGAMLHVRRLGAGERTAVPDAAYAYVHVVRGDVRLDGEALGAGDAARITDAKGLEAEGVTEAELLVWEMTTS; from the coding sequence ATGGACATTCGGCGCGCTGATCAGCGCTACCAGGGCGGTGACCCGGCGGCCGGAATCGAGAGCCGGCACGCTTTCTCCTTCGGCCCCCACTACGACCCGGACAACCTCCGTTTCGGCGCGGTGATCGCCTGCAACGAGGAGCGCTTGGCGTCCGGCGCCGGCTTCGACGAGCACCCGCACAGCCACACCGAGATCGTGACGTGGGTGGTCGAGGGCGAGCTGACGCACCGGGACTCCACCGGGCACGAGTCGGTGGTGCGCCACGGAGACGTGCAGCGGCTGAGCTCGGCGGGCGGGGTGCGCCACGTGGAGCGCAACGACGGCCCCGGCCCCCTCACCTTCGTCCAGATGTGGCTGGCCCCGCTCCGGCCCGGCGGCGACCCGTACTACGAGGTCGTCCACGGCATCGCCGACTCGACGCCCTACGCCGTCCCGGAGGCCGGCGCGATGCTGCACGTACGGCGCCTGGGGGCGGGGGAGCGGACGGCGGTACCGGACGCGGCGTACGCGTACGTGCACGTCGTACGCGGTGACGTACGCCTGGACGGCGAGGCGCTGGGCGCGGGCGACGCGGCCCGGATCACCGATGCCAAGGGCCTGGAGGCCGAGGGCGTGACAGAGGCGGAGCTGCTGGTCTGGGAGATGACCACCAGCTAG
- a CDS encoding DUF3145 domain-containing protein, which translates to MTTRGVLYVHSAPRALCPHVEWAVAGVLGTRVSLDWIRQPAAPGTWRSEFSWQGQAGTASKLASALRGWHLLRFEVTAEPCPTAEGERYSCTPDLGIFHAVTGIHGDILIPEDRLRAALQRSQRGETDLEAELNKLLGKPWDDELEPFRYAGEGAPVRWLHQVV; encoded by the coding sequence GTGACGACACGTGGAGTTCTGTACGTGCACTCGGCGCCGCGCGCGCTGTGCCCGCACGTCGAGTGGGCCGTCGCCGGGGTGCTCGGTACGCGCGTCAGCCTGGACTGGATCCGTCAGCCCGCCGCCCCGGGCACCTGGCGCTCGGAGTTCTCCTGGCAGGGCCAGGCGGGCACGGCGTCCAAGCTGGCGTCGGCGCTGCGCGGCTGGCACCTCCTCCGCTTCGAGGTCACCGCGGAACCCTGCCCCACCGCCGAGGGCGAACGCTACAGCTGCACTCCCGACCTGGGCATCTTCCACGCCGTCACCGGCATCCACGGCGACATCCTCATCCCCGAGGACCGCCTGCGCGCCGCGCTGCAACGCAGCCAGCGCGGCGAAACGGACCTGGAGGCCGAGCTCAACAAACTCCTGGGCAAGCCCTGGGACGACGAGCTGGAACCCTTCCGCTACGCAGGCGAAGGCGCCCCGGTCCGCTGGCTCCACCAGGTGGTGTGA
- a CDS encoding MerR family transcriptional regulator has product MTVMETPGTSTDTCAGPPRQNRRPDGQDKYTISEVVALTGLTAHTLRWYERIGLMPHIDRSHTGQRRYTNRDLDWLDLVGKLRLTGMPVADMVRYAELVREGDHTYAERFELLKTTREDVLARIDELRGTLAVLDRKISFYADAGRALASERSR; this is encoded by the coding sequence ATGACGGTGATGGAGACCCCGGGGACCAGTACCGACACCTGCGCCGGCCCGCCGCGGCAGAACCGGCGCCCGGACGGCCAGGACAAGTACACGATCAGCGAGGTCGTCGCCCTGACCGGCCTGACGGCGCACACCCTGCGCTGGTACGAGCGCATCGGCCTGATGCCGCACATCGACCGGTCCCACACCGGCCAGCGCCGCTACACCAACCGCGACCTCGACTGGCTCGACCTCGTGGGCAAGCTCCGCCTGACCGGCATGCCGGTCGCCGACATGGTCCGGTACGCGGAACTCGTGCGTGAGGGCGACCACACCTACGCCGAGCGCTTCGAACTGCTGAAGACGACCCGCGAGGACGTGCTGGCCAGGATCGACGAACTCCGGGGCACGCTCGCCGTGCTCGACCGGAAGATCAGTTTCTACGCGGACGCCGGGCGTGCCCTGGCGTCGGAGAGGTCCCGATGA
- a CDS encoding DUF4429 domain-containing protein, producing MGDVLAGFHAAWEFESDSVLIRYERGIRTPKLFQALGERRVPLEAIAGVTLTRGKRGTVVLRVEPRPGADPLMEAAAGQLKDSGDPYRLVLPAEREVLAEYYAEELQGLLTETGPAERFLVEPPKGPLSFKAYDGKASFDGRTVNFRWFWTGASSAKWKAGDQSFSVGELNGVEWRSPEVFEGHLRLLRRDEAGAAAAAAAQADQDPAAVVFGLGYGPVHESLPFAAAVLAAVRASSPVAAVSAARPRRDPADIAERIRHLGELHQAGLVTDEEFSVKKAELLAEL from the coding sequence GTACTCATCCGTTACGAGCGGGGGATTCGAACACCTAAGCTCTTCCAGGCGCTGGGGGAACGTCGTGTGCCCCTGGAGGCGATCGCCGGAGTGACGCTGACGCGCGGGAAACGCGGCACGGTGGTGCTGCGCGTCGAGCCGCGGCCCGGTGCGGATCCGTTGATGGAGGCGGCCGCCGGGCAACTCAAGGACAGCGGCGATCCCTACCGGCTGGTGCTGCCCGCCGAGCGGGAAGTCCTCGCGGAGTACTACGCCGAGGAACTGCAAGGGCTGCTGACGGAGACCGGGCCGGCGGAGCGGTTCCTCGTGGAGCCGCCCAAGGGGCCGTTGTCGTTCAAGGCGTACGACGGGAAGGCCTCGTTCGACGGGCGGACCGTGAACTTCCGGTGGTTCTGGACGGGGGCGTCGTCGGCGAAGTGGAAGGCCGGGGACCAGAGCTTCTCCGTCGGGGAGCTGAACGGGGTGGAGTGGCGGTCACCGGAGGTCTTCGAGGGGCATCTGCGGTTGCTGCGGCGCGACGAGGCGGGGGCGGCCGCGGCTGCTGCTGCGCAGGCTGACCAGGATCCTGCGGCGGTGGTGTTCGGGCTGGGGTACGGGCCTGTGCATGAGTCACTGCCGTTCGCCGCGGCGGTGTTGGCGGCGGTGCGGGCGTCCAGTCCGGTGGCGGCTGTGTCCGCGGCCCGGCCGCGGCGTGATCCTGCGGATATCGCCGAGCGGATCCGGCATCTCGGGGAGTTGCATCAGGCCGGGTTGGTGACCGATGAGGAGTTCTCGGTCAAGAAGGCGGAGTTGTTGGCGGAGCTGTAG
- a CDS encoding serine hydrolase domain-containing protein, whose amino-acid sequence MSLKSLALIENWPVPTAAAGVVRADGTVLGTHGPAGQRFPLASVTKPLAAYAVLVAYEEGAIELDEPAGPPGSTVRHLLAHTSGLAFDEHKVTAPPGERRLYSNAGFEQLGDHVAKATDIPFGEYLRQGVLEPLGMTSTSLEGSPAKDGVSTVEDLLRFAAEVQAPRLLDPRTVAEAMTVHYPGTKGVLPGYGHQNPNDWGLGFEIRDSKSPHWTGSSSSPRTFGHFGQSGTFLWIDPDARAACVALTGRAFGPWAIEAWPAFTDAVLADL is encoded by the coding sequence ATGTCGCTGAAGAGCCTCGCGTTGATCGAGAACTGGCCGGTTCCCACCGCCGCGGCGGGTGTCGTACGAGCGGACGGCACCGTCCTCGGCACCCACGGACCGGCCGGACAGCGGTTCCCGCTCGCGTCGGTGACCAAGCCCCTCGCCGCCTACGCGGTGCTCGTCGCGTACGAGGAGGGCGCCATCGAGCTCGACGAGCCCGCCGGCCCGCCCGGGTCGACGGTCCGGCACCTGCTCGCGCACACCTCGGGCCTCGCCTTCGACGAACACAAGGTCACGGCGCCGCCCGGGGAACGGCGGCTCTACTCGAACGCCGGCTTCGAGCAGCTCGGCGACCACGTCGCGAAGGCGACCGACATCCCGTTCGGGGAGTACCTGCGCCAGGGCGTGCTGGAGCCGCTGGGCATGACCTCGACCAGCCTGGAGGGGTCTCCGGCCAAGGACGGGGTGTCGACGGTCGAGGACCTGCTGCGGTTCGCCGCCGAGGTGCAGGCCCCGCGGCTCCTGGACCCCCGTACGGTCGCCGAGGCGATGACCGTGCACTACCCGGGCACGAAGGGCGTCCTGCCGGGGTACGGCCACCAGAACCCCAACGACTGGGGGCTCGGCTTCGAGATCCGCGACTCCAAGTCGCCGCACTGGACGGGCTCGTCGTCCTCACCGCGCACCTTCGGGCACTTCGGGCAGTCCGGGACGTTCCTGTGGATCGACCCCGACGCGCGGGCCGCGTGCGTCGCGCTGACGGGCCGGGCGTTCGGGCCGTGGGCGATCGAGGCGTGGCCGGCGTTCACGGACGCGGTACTGGCCGACCTCTAG
- the fasR gene encoding fatty acid biosynthesis transcriptional regulator FasR, with protein MPQPETSKNEAAAHVVHPHAATLKRLEKSSGSLAAQAIARMDETLPWYRAMPPENRSWIGLVAQAGIAAFTEWFRHPDAPQAISTDVFGTAPRELTRAITLRQTVEMVRTTIEVMESAIDEVAAPGDESVLREALLVYAREIAFATAQVYAQAAEARGAWDARLESLVVNAVLSGEADEGAVSRAAALGWNSPEHVCVVLGTAPDGDSELTVEAIRRAARHAKLQVLTGVLGDRLVVIAGGSDNPLAVAKSLIGPFAAGPVVAGPVVPDLLAATRSAQAAAAGLKACSAWQDAPRPVLADDLLPERAMAGDPSAREQLVEEIYRPLEEAGAALLETLSVYLEQASSLEGAARMLFVHPNTVRYRLRRVTDVTGWSPSDVRSAFTLRIALILGRLADGDLQS; from the coding sequence GTGCCCCAACCCGAAACCAGCAAGAACGAAGCCGCAGCGCACGTCGTCCACCCGCATGCCGCGACGCTGAAGCGGCTGGAGAAGTCCTCCGGCTCGCTCGCCGCGCAGGCCATCGCGCGGATGGACGAGACGCTGCCCTGGTACCGGGCCATGCCCCCGGAGAACCGTTCCTGGATCGGTCTGGTCGCGCAGGCGGGTATCGCCGCCTTCACCGAGTGGTTCCGGCATCCGGACGCCCCGCAGGCCATCTCCACCGACGTGTTCGGCACCGCGCCGCGCGAGCTGACCCGGGCGATCACGCTGCGGCAGACCGTGGAGATGGTGCGCACCACCATCGAGGTCATGGAGAGCGCGATCGACGAGGTCGCGGCCCCGGGCGACGAGAGCGTGCTGCGCGAGGCCCTGCTCGTGTACGCCCGGGAGATCGCCTTCGCGACCGCCCAGGTGTATGCGCAGGCCGCCGAGGCCCGCGGTGCCTGGGACGCCCGCCTGGAGTCCCTGGTCGTGAACGCCGTGCTCAGCGGCGAGGCCGACGAGGGCGCCGTGTCACGGGCCGCCGCCCTCGGGTGGAACTCGCCCGAGCATGTGTGTGTCGTGCTCGGTACGGCGCCCGACGGAGACAGCGAACTGACCGTCGAGGCCATACGGCGCGCCGCCCGGCACGCCAAGCTCCAGGTGCTGACCGGGGTGCTCGGGGACCGGCTGGTCGTCATCGCGGGCGGCAGCGACAACCCGCTGGCCGTCGCCAAGTCGCTCATCGGCCCGTTCGCGGCCGGGCCGGTCGTGGCGGGCCCGGTGGTGCCGGACCTGCTGGCCGCGACCCGGTCCGCGCAGGCCGCCGCGGCGGGGCTGAAGGCCTGTTCCGCCTGGCAGGACGCCCCGCGCCCGGTGCTGGCGGACGACCTGCTTCCGGAGCGGGCGATGGCCGGTGACCCCTCGGCCCGTGAGCAGCTGGTGGAGGAGATCTACAGACCGCTGGAGGAGGCCGGGGCCGCGCTCCTGGAGACCCTCAGCGTCTATCTCGAACAGGCGAGCAGTCTCGAAGGGGCCGCCCGGATGCTGTTCGTCCATCCCAACACCGTCCGCTACCGGCTTCGACGTGTGACTGACGTCACCGGTTGGTCACCCTCCGATGTACGCTCTGCGTTCACACTGCGGATCGCGCTGATCCTGGGGCGTCTGGCCGATGGAGATCTCCAGTCCTAA